The Marinitoga litoralis genomic interval ACAGTAGTGGATATAATAAAAGAAAGTAAGATAGAACTAGAAAGTATAATACAAGATATAATAATAGGTAAATACAAAGAATTTGGAATAAAATTTAAAAAAATAGTAAAAGAAACATTGAGTTATTATGATGTAAGTGGAGAAGAACCAGAAAGATTTTATCATGGATTAATACTAGGAATGGTAGTAGGACTAAGCAAAAAATACATAGTAAAAAGCAACAGAGAAACAGGATATGGAAGAGCAGATGTAATATTAATACCGAAAGAAAAGACAGAACCAGGGATAATATTTGAATTCAAAAAATATAGTATAGACTTTGATAAAGACTTAAAAGACAGTGCAGAAAAAGGGATAAAACAAATAGAAGAAAAAGGATATGAAGAAGAAATAAAAAGTTATGGGATAGAAAAAATAATAAAAGTAGCAATTGCTTTTGATAAGAAAGATGTGGAAGTGATAGTGAAATAAATATTATGATACAGGATAAATATGAAAAAATTTTCAAAATTCTTTTTCATATGGCATCAGACTTAATTAAAGTGGATGAAAGAATTAGAATGAACGAAAAAGGCCTGGATTTATCCAAAATGGTATTTGAAAAAATCTTAGAAGTGAGGGAAAATATTAATGGACATGAAAGATAGGGTAGAAGAATATATATCTAATTTAATAGACAAAAAGTTTGAAGAAAAAAAATCAGATAAAGAATGGGACCTCTATTTTATGAAAATAGCCTTTCTTGTTAGTGAAAGATCATCTTGTACTCACAGAAAAGTTGGCGCTGTTATAGTAAAAGATAAAAGAATATTAGCAACAGGATATAATCAACCACCATCTGGTTTTCCACATTGTGATGTAATAGGATGTATAAGAGATGATTTAAACATAAAAAGTGGTGAATACCAAGAAATATGTTATGGATTACATGCAGAACAAAACGCTTTAATGCAAGCAGCTAAATTTGGGATATCTACAGATGGTGCATCAATATATGTAACACATCAACCATGTTCAATATGTGCAAGATTAATAATTAATGCAGGAATAAAAAAAGTGATATATGGCGGTAATTATCCTGACGCATTAACTAAGTTATTTTTTAAACAAACAGGTGTAGAATTTAAAATGATGAATATGGAATTGGAATAATAAATATATATAAAAAAATAAACAATATATATAAATTATAATATATTTAGTTATTATGTTGAAATAAATCTGGAGGTGTATTATGCCTAATAAAAAATATTATGAATATGTTAGAAAGGATAGATTACCTAGTGTATGGTGTCCTGGTTGTGGTAATGGTATAGTAATGAAAACATTTTTAGAAGCAGCAAGTAATTTAGGATTGGACAAGAACAAAGTTGCTGTTGTTTCTGGTATAGGTTGTTCATCAAGGGTAACAGGGTATTTAGATTTTAATACATTACACACATTACACGGAAGGGCTATAGCCTTTGCAACAGGAGTTAAATTAGCAAGACCGGATTTAGAAGTAGTAGTAATGGGTGGAGATGGCGATATGTTAGCTATTGGTGGAAACCATTTCATCCATGCATGTAGAAGAAATATGGATATGACTGTAATATTATTTAATAATAATATATACGGTATGACAGGAGGGCAATACTCACCAACAACACCATATGAATCAATAGCATCAACAGCACCATATGGTAATTTGGAAAATAGTTTTGATCCTGTACAAATGGCAATATCTTCTGGTGCAACGTATGTAGCAAGAAGTACAGTATATCATTATACACAAAGTGTAAAATATATAGAAAATGCTATAAAACATAAAGGGATGTCAGTAGTTGAAATAGTATCTAATTGTCATACATATTTTGGAAGATATAATGGAATGAGTAAACCAGCACAGTTTATGGATTACTTTAAGAAAAATACAATTATGTTATCAAAAGCAAAGACAATGTCAGAAGAAGAATTAAATGGAAAGATAATAATAGGAGAATTCCATAATGATGAAAATAAAAAGACATATTTGGAATTATATGATGAATTATCCCAACAATTAGGTGGTGTTAGATAATGAATGATCCAAAAAGTATTAGAATAAGTGGTATGGGTGGTCAAGGTAATATTTTAATGGGTTTAATACTTGCTGAATCATTAGTTAGAGAAGGATATTGGGTAGTACAATCCCAACATTATGGAGCACAAGTTAGAGGTGGATTATCATTTTGTGATGTATTATACTCTGATGAAGTAATAGACTATCCAAAAGCAGAAACATTTGATATTATATATATAATGCATGATATAGCATTTGAACATTTAACAAAAGTAAAAAATAATGGTATAGTTTTCTACGATAGTTCATATATAAAAGAATTACCTCATATAGTATCAAGAATAACTAAAAAAATAGTAAGTATTCCAGCATCAAAGTTAGCATTTGAATTAGGAAATACAAATATAGCAAATATGATAGGCCTTGGAGCAATAGCTAAAAATTGTAATATAGTAAAATTAGATACATTAATAGAAGTAATGAAAGAAAAAGTAAATCCAAGATTCCATGAATTAGATGAAAAAGCATTAAGATTAGGATATGAATATACTGAAAAAAAATACGAAGTAAACGGAAGAGGATAAAATGAGAAAATTCTCAAAAAGTTTATCCTATGCAATAAAAGGGCTTTTTGAAGTATTTAGAACACAAAGAAATTTTAAAATTCAATCCACATTTGCTATAATAGCATTAACATTATCTTTTGTTTTAAATTTAGAAGAAAGTCAAATACTTTGGATTACATTAGCTATATCTATGGTATTAATACTTGAAACTATTAATACCTTAGTTGAAAAATTAATGGACTTGTTACATCCTAATTATAATCCAATAGTGGGAATAATAAAAGACTTAGGAGCTGCTGCGGTATTAATCGCAGCAACTTTTTCTATAGTAGTTGCTGTAGTTGTTTTTGGTGGAAGAATTTTCAATTGGCCCCCTAAATATGGTATAATAATAGGTATAGCTTTCATCCTATTTATTATTATAGGAAGTGTTAAAGGGGGTGGAAATCATGACCGATAATGTTATAAAAGTTTTAATTGTTGACGATTCCGGGTTTATGAGAATGGTCTTAAAAGATATAATAGAAAAACAACCAGATATGAAGGTAATTGGAATAGCAAAAACAGGACTTGAAGGGGTAGAAAAGGCGATTGAATTAAAGCCAGATGTAATAACAATGGATGTAGAAATGCCAGAATTAAATGGACTTGAAGCAGTAAAATTAATAATGAAAAAAGCACCTACTCCTATAATCATGGTAAGCAGTTTAACATCAAAAGATTCAGAAATAACAATAGAAGCATTAGAAAATGGAGCGGTTGATTTCATACAAAAACCAGCTGGTAGTGTTTCTTTTACATTTAGAAATGTAGCTGATGAGTTATTAGAAAAAATAAGAAATGCATCAAAAATTGATCCTAAAAATTTAATTAGAAGAACAGTGCCTATTAAAAAACCCAAGGTAAATTTAAGTATAAGAGGGCAAAAAATAGTTTTAATTGCATCATCAACAGGAGGTCCTAGATCATTAGATACAGTAATACCAAATTTACCAAAAGGAATTAATGTACCTGTAGTAGTTGTTCAACATATGCCTCCAGGATTTACAAAATCATTAGCAAACAGATTAGATAAAATATCAGAATTAGCAGTAAAAGAGGCAGAAGATAATGAAGAATTAAAACCAGATACAGTATATATAGCACCGGGAAGCTATCATTTAGGATTAAAGGTTCAAGGTTCAAAGGTATATACATATTTAGATTCATCAGATAAGATAAATAATGTAAGACCAGCAGCAGACTTTACATTTGATAAGGCAGCAGATATATATAAGTCTAATATTGTAGCTGCTGTATTAACAGGAATGGGAAAAGATGGTGCAAAAGGAGCATTTAAGATTAAACATTATGGCGGAAAAATAATTGCAGAATCAAAAGAAACATGTGTGGTATACGGTATGCCAAAGGCAGTAGTTGAAGAAGGATATGCAGATTTTGTTCTACCAAATTATGAAATAGCAGAAAAAATCGTAGAATTATTATAGGAGGAAAAGATGAAAACACGGCTTTTATTTTTCATAATATTACTAATTTCTTTAAGTGTATTTTCTGTAAAAACTTTTACCTATACTATTCAAAGTGGAGATTCATTAGAGAAAATAGCTAATAAGTTTAATTTACCATTATCTGTTATTATTGATTATAATCCAGATTATGCGTATAAGAAGTATATATATGCTGGAGAGAAATTAATAATACCAGAAAAAGCTGTGTTTGAATACACAGTAAAATCTGGAGATAATTTAAGTTATATAGCTAAAACATTTTTTTCTGATGCTACTTTAATAGCAAAATATAATAACATAACTAATCCTAATTTATTATATATTGGTCAAAAATTAGAAATACCATATGAATATATAGGATTGAGTTTTAATAAAAATGTAGACGTGTCTTGGCCTGTAT includes:
- a CDS encoding PD-(D/E)XK nuclease domain-containing protein; this encodes TVVDIIKESKIELESIIQDIIIGKYKEFGIKFKKIVKETLSYYDVSGEEPERFYHGLILGMVVGLSKKYIVKSNRETGYGRADVILIPKEKTEPGIIFEFKKYSIDFDKDLKDSAEKGIKQIEEKGYEEEIKSYGIEKIIKVAIAFDKKDVEVIVK
- a CDS encoding deoxycytidylate deaminase, whose product is MKDRVEEYISNLIDKKFEEKKSDKEWDLYFMKIAFLVSERSSCTHRKVGAVIVKDKRILATGYNQPPSGFPHCDVIGCIRDDLNIKSGEYQEICYGLHAEQNALMQAAKFGISTDGASIYVTHQPCSICARLIINAGIKKVIYGGNYPDALTKLFFKQTGVEFKMMNMELE
- a CDS encoding 2-oxoacid:ferredoxin oxidoreductase subunit beta, which translates into the protein MPNKKYYEYVRKDRLPSVWCPGCGNGIVMKTFLEAASNLGLDKNKVAVVSGIGCSSRVTGYLDFNTLHTLHGRAIAFATGVKLARPDLEVVVMGGDGDMLAIGGNHFIHACRRNMDMTVILFNNNIYGMTGGQYSPTTPYESIASTAPYGNLENSFDPVQMAISSGATYVARSTVYHYTQSVKYIENAIKHKGMSVVEIVSNCHTYFGRYNGMSKPAQFMDYFKKNTIMLSKAKTMSEEELNGKIIIGEFHNDENKKTYLELYDELSQQLGGVR
- a CDS encoding 2-oxoacid:acceptor oxidoreductase family protein yields the protein MNDPKSIRISGMGGQGNILMGLILAESLVREGYWVVQSQHYGAQVRGGLSFCDVLYSDEVIDYPKAETFDIIYIMHDIAFEHLTKVKNNGIVFYDSSYIKELPHIVSRITKKIVSIPASKLAFELGNTNIANMIGLGAIAKNCNIVKLDTLIEVMKEKVNPRFHELDEKALRLGYEYTEKKYEVNGRG
- a CDS encoding diacylglycerol kinase family protein gives rise to the protein MRKFSKSLSYAIKGLFEVFRTQRNFKIQSTFAIIALTLSFVLNLEESQILWITLAISMVLILETINTLVEKLMDLLHPNYNPIVGIIKDLGAAAVLIAATFSIVVAVVVFGGRIFNWPPKYGIIIGIAFILFIIIGSVKGGGNHDR
- a CDS encoding protein-glutamate methylesterase/protein-glutamine glutaminase, which produces MTDNVIKVLIVDDSGFMRMVLKDIIEKQPDMKVIGIAKTGLEGVEKAIELKPDVITMDVEMPELNGLEAVKLIMKKAPTPIIMVSSLTSKDSEITIEALENGAVDFIQKPAGSVSFTFRNVADELLEKIRNASKIDPKNLIRRTVPIKKPKVNLSIRGQKIVLIASSTGGPRSLDTVIPNLPKGINVPVVVVQHMPPGFTKSLANRLDKISELAVKEAEDNEELKPDTVYIAPGSYHLGLKVQGSKVYTYLDSSDKINNVRPAADFTFDKAADIYKSNIVAAVLTGMGKDGAKGAFKIKHYGGKIIAESKETCVVYGMPKAVVEEGYADFVLPNYEIAEKIVELL
- a CDS encoding M23 family metallopeptidase — protein: MKTRLLFFIILLISLSVFSVKTFTYTIQSGDSLEKIANKFNLPLSVIIDYNPDYAYKKYIYAGEKLIIPEKAVFEYTVKSGDNLSYIAKTFFSDATLIAKYNNITNPNLLYIGQKLEIPYEYIGLSFNKNVDVSWPVWGEITSLYGWRIHPIYNEKRFHSGVDIALSEGLPILASVTGKVVEVKKDDGYGIYVKIKAGKHYYIYAHMSEALAVPGSIVKKGEVIGRVGSTGISTGPHVHFEVRTLADKSVDPMGLLPGYNYAHVEIEKNYMGGN